The following is a genomic window from Maridesulfovibrio frigidus DSM 17176.
ACTCGGCTCGTTTTCTAGCGACCTTGCAATTGACCTTGGTACAGCAAATACTCTGGTCTATGTTAAGGGTAAAGGCGTAATGCTCAGCGAACCATCGGTTGTAGCTGTAAAAAGGGATGTTCACGGCGGAAGTAAAGTTCTCGCCGTAGGGATGGAAGCCAAGAGAATGCTTGGCCGTACTCCCGGTAACATCGTAGCTATCAGACCTATGAAAGACGGCGTAATTGCTGACTTTGAGGTTACTGAAGCTATGTTGCGTCATTTTATTTCAAAAGTCCATAACCGCCGCAGGCTAGTAAGGCCGCGGATCATGATCTGTGTGCCTACCGGTATAACTCAGGTTGAAAAAAGAGCGGTTAAAGAATCTGCTCAAAGTGCTGGAGCTCGTGAGGTTTACCTTATTGAAGAACCCATGGCTGCGGCAATCGGAGCAAATCTTCCCATCACCGAGCCTACTTCCAATATGGTCGTAGACATTGGCGGTGGTACTTCTGAGATTGCAGTTATTTCTCTGTCCGGTATCGTCTATGCCCGCTCTGTAAGAGTTGGTGGCGATAAGATGGATGAATCTATCATGCAGCATGTGAAGCGCAAATATTCAATGTTGATCGGGGAGAGCACTGCAGAGCGTATTAAAATTAAAATTGGTTCTGCATTTCCTCTTGAAGAAGAGATTGAAATGGAAGTCAAAGGCCGCGACCTTGTGACTGGAATACCTCAGAATATTTTGATTACCTCTGGTGAAATCCGAAAAGCTATTTCTGAACAGGTTGATAGTATTGTCCAAGGCGTTCGCGTTGCTCTGGAACAAACTCCTCCTGAACTTGCTGCGGATATCGTTGATAGAGGTATTGTGCTGACTGGTGGGGGAGCTTTGCTTAAAGGCTTGGATCAATTACTCAGTCAGGAAACTCACCTTCCTATCACCGTTGTAGATAACCCGCTTAATGCGGTTGTTATTGGTTCCGGCAGGGCTCTTGAAGAAATAGACATCTATAAAGAAGTTACAATAGATTAACTTCTATTGCTTTGCGGTGGACTAGCAGAGATTGCATTTTTCTTTGCTAAAAGCATAGTTTTACAGGTTTTGTCCGTAAAACTATGCTTTTAGAAAGATGCATTGTTGTGTCAGTCGGCCTCTTTTTTTGTTTGGCACAATCTCCATTTAAATAAGCTAGAGGATTAGTTTGAAGCTCAAGCGTACCGCTATAGCCCTCATTGTAGGTTTATTCATCTACCTCAGTCTTTACTCGTGGAATCTGCAGTCAGGTAAGCTTGACCGTTTAGCTGACTATACAGGACTTGAAATTGTCAAATGGGTTATGTGGCCCGGAGAATGGGTACATGATCGCTCTGTAGATTTCTGGGACAGGTATATTTATCTCGTAGGTTTAAAGCAAACTAACGACCAGTTAAGTTCGCAAAACGATTTGATGCGTCTAGAAATAATGACGCTTAGAGAGAAAGCAGAAGAAGCTGGCAGGCTTCAAACGCTGCTTAAATTTTCGCCCGTCGAAGGATGGTATGTCGACGGAGCTAGAGTTATTGCTCACAGAATGGGTCCTTCCGCCGCATTAGACTCAATTATTATCAGTAAAGGATCTGTTTCGGGTGTTTTGCCTGACACTCCTGTCCTGACTCCTCTCGGCATTGTCGGCAGGGTTGTCCAGCCTGGCTTAAGTGCTTCAAAGGCGATGCTGATCACAGACCTCAATAGTAGAATTTCAGTTCGAGGACAGCTTCACAGGTCCACCGGATTATTGTCCGGAACTGGTGAAGGGGAAACTCTGAACGTTAAGTATATGAAGCTCAATGCGCCTGTCTCAGAAGGTGAGATTCTCGTGACATCAGGGCTTGCAGGGCTTTACCCTCCCGGTCTTCCTGTTGCGAAGGTTGCATCTGTAGAACGCTCAGATATATCATTATTTTTAAAAGTAGAAGCTGTTCCGATGGTGGATATGGAAAATACAGAAGAGATTCTTTTGCTCCATAGAAACGCGACGTCTAGTCCAGCTTCGAACTCTACATCTGCGGATGGGAACTAATATGTTGTCTGTCGTATGGTGGACCCTTTTCACCGTTGCCGGTATATGGGCGCAAAGGTTCGTGCCGGGGGTGGATTTTTTGGCTCCGGGTCTTTTGCTGTGTATTCAGCTTGAGCGGAAAACTTTATTTTTTTGGCTGCTTATTGTCTGGACTCTTATACAAGAAGGACTTGGCGGACTTCCGTTTGGCTACTCAATATTGTGGTATTCTTCCATAGTTGCTTTATACCGCTGCGGGGCAATGTTCTTCGATGTTCAGAGCCTGATGTTTGCAATTCTTTGCGGAGCCGGGCTTGGTTTATTACATCCTCTTCTTACAGGTCTGATGGCGGTTCTTGCAGATATGCAGTGGACGGCTGATCGCTATTTTTTGGAAGGGGTTCTGCAATTTCTTATATTCCCGCTCGAGTGGGCTTTTCTCAAATATATCTATCCGGAACGGTTGAAGCATGAGTTCTCTGCATGATTCAAAATCTCAGCAGCCTCCTAAAACAGGTTTGCTGCTGCTGCAGGGGCTTATACTCTTGCTTTTCTTTATTTTCGCCTTGCGATTTTGGTTTCTACAAATTCATAAGGGAATTTATTTCGAAGAGCAGGCCAAAAACAACCAGCTTCGGCAGGACAGACTTTATGCTCCGCGCGGATTAATCCGAGATCGTGAGGGCAAGCTTCTCGCGCTTAATGAGCCTGCCTATGCGCTGGGTCTAGTTCGTGAGGATTGCAAAGATCTTGATGCTACTATGCTTACTGTCTCTAAGTGGACTGGTGTGGATCTGGCAAAACTTAAAGACGTTTTCAAAAAATCCCGCAAACGCGTTAAGCCCTTTGAGCCTTTAATACTCATTCCAAATTTGACCTTTAAACAGGTCGCCATAATTGAGGCTAATGCGTTGCATTGGCCGGGCCTTGAGGTTGTTGTCCGCTCCAGACGGAAATATTTGCAAGGGCCTTTGTTGTCCCACGTGCTGGGCTATGTTGCTGAGTCCACAGAGGCAGAGCTTGAAGCCGATGAAGGTCTAGCTGTTGGCGATTTTACCGGCAAGCAGGGCCTTGAGTTTATGCTCGAAAAGAGATTTCGTGGCGTAAAGGGGCGTAGGCAGGTAGAAGTTGATGCCACTGGCAGACGTTTGAAAGAGAGAATTTTAAATCCGCCAGTTGCGGGTGAAGATATAGATCTTTCCATCGATATAGAACTTCAAACGCTTGGTGGAAAGCTTTTGGAAGGTAAGGCCGGGGCAGTAGTGGTCATGAACCCGGATAATGGTCAAATATTGGCTTTTGTCAGTGCTCCATCATACGATAATAATTTATTCACCACCGGTTTTAGTCGCAAAGATTGGGCGGAGTTACAGAATAATCCAATGCACCCTTTGCAAAATAGAGTCATTCAGAGCGTGTACCCTCCGGGGTCTGTTTTTAAACTGGCTGTAGCTGCTGCAGGGCTCCATTACAATGTAATTAATCTTAAAGAAACAGTTCATTGTCCCGGTTTCGTAAAG
Proteins encoded in this region:
- a CDS encoding rod shape-determining protein encodes the protein MASIFDKILGSFSSDLAIDLGTANTLVYVKGKGVMLSEPSVVAVKRDVHGGSKVLAVGMEAKRMLGRTPGNIVAIRPMKDGVIADFEVTEAMLRHFISKVHNRRRLVRPRIMICVPTGITQVEKRAVKESAQSAGAREVYLIEEPMAAAIGANLPITEPTSNMVVDIGGGTSEIAVISLSGIVYARSVRVGGDKMDESIMQHVKRKYSMLIGESTAERIKIKIGSAFPLEEEIEMEVKGRDLVTGIPQNILITSGEIRKAISEQVDSIVQGVRVALEQTPPELAADIVDRGIVLTGGGALLKGLDQLLSQETHLPITVVDNPLNAVVIGSGRALEEIDIYKEVTID
- the mreC gene encoding rod shape-determining protein MreC — its product is MKLKRTAIALIVGLFIYLSLYSWNLQSGKLDRLADYTGLEIVKWVMWPGEWVHDRSVDFWDRYIYLVGLKQTNDQLSSQNDLMRLEIMTLREKAEEAGRLQTLLKFSPVEGWYVDGARVIAHRMGPSAALDSIIISKGSVSGVLPDTPVLTPLGIVGRVVQPGLSASKAMLITDLNSRISVRGQLHRSTGLLSGTGEGETLNVKYMKLNAPVSEGEILVTSGLAGLYPPGLPVAKVASVERSDISLFLKVEAVPMVDMENTEEILLLHRNATSSPASNSTSADGN
- the mrdA gene encoding penicillin-binding protein 2, with product MSSLHDSKSQQPPKTGLLLLQGLILLLFFIFALRFWFLQIHKGIYFEEQAKNNQLRQDRLYAPRGLIRDREGKLLALNEPAYALGLVREDCKDLDATMLTVSKWTGVDLAKLKDVFKKSRKRVKPFEPLILIPNLTFKQVAIIEANALHWPGLEVVVRSRRKYLQGPLLSHVLGYVAESTEAELEADEGLAVGDFTGKQGLEFMLEKRFRGVKGRRQVEVDATGRRLKERILNPPVAGEDIDLSIDIELQTLGGKLLEGKAGAVVVMNPDNGQILAFVSAPSYDNNLFTTGFSRKDWAELQNNPMHPLQNRVIQSVYPPGSVFKLAVAAAGLHYNVINLKETVHCPGFVKLGKYVFRCWKKYGHGDVNMEQALVQSCDVYFYKLGMKLGVDRISEFAFKAGFGKKTGISLPHEKPGLIPTRAWKRRRFGEIWHPGENLNFAIGQGYTLTSPLQVARFISSVVNGGRLLRPQLLAGEPAEEQGRLPLSDVQLQLIRKAMIETVDGAHGTARRLRMKGIVVGGKTGTAQVVKLTDELKKMKDKDIPYKYRDHAWMASFAERGAERYVIVCMVEHGLHGASGAGPIVKALYDQLYAKKPEGEAVRD